The genomic interval CGATAGTGGGTGATAGTCCCGTATGTGAAATGAAGAGTGTGGAACTAAGTGTACGAAAAGTAGGGCGGGGCACGAGAAACCTTGTCTGAACATGGGGGGACCATCCTCCAAGGCTAAATACTCGTAATCGACCGATAGTGAACCAGTACCGTGAGGGAAAGGCGAAAAGAACCCCGGGAGGGGAGTGAAATAGATCCTGAAACCGCATGCATACAAACAGTGGGAGCGGACTTGTTCCGTGACTGCGTACCTTTTGTATAATGGGTCAGCGACTTACATTCAGTAGCGAGCTTAACCGATAGGGGAGGCGCAGCGAAAGCGAGTCTGATAAGGGCGATTAGTTGCTGGGTGTAGACCCGAAACCGGATGATCTATCCATGGCCAGGATGAAGGTGCGGTAACACGCACTGGAGGTCCGAACCCACTAACGTTGAAAAGTTAGGGGATGAGCTGTGGATAGGGGTGAAAGGCTAAACAAATCCGGAAATAGCTGGTTCTCTCCGAAAACTATTTAGGTAGTGCGTCACATATAACCCTCGGGGGTAAAGCACTGTTATGGCTAGGGGCCTATTGCTGGTTACCAACCCATGGCAAACTCAGAATACCGAGGAGTTCGAGTGTGGCAGACAGACAGCGGGTGCTAACGTCCGTTGTCAAGAGGGAAACAACCCAGACCGCCGTCTAAGGTCCCCAAATATAGTTAAGTGGAAAACGAGGTGGGAAGGCATAGACAGCCAGGATGTTGGCTTAGAAGCAGCCATCATTTAAAGAAAGCGTAATAGCTCACTGGTCGAGTCGTCCTGCGCGGAAGATGTAACGGGGCTCAAACTATATACCGAAGACGCGGATATGTGCTTGCACATATGGTAGGAGAGCGTTCTGTAGGCCTGCGAAGGTGTCTCGTGAGGGATGCTGGAGGTATCAGAAGTGCGAATGCTGACATGAGTAGCGATAAAGGGAGTGAAAAGCTCCCTCGCCGAAAGCCCAAGGTTTCCTGCGCAACGTTCATCGGCGCAGGGTGAGTCGGCCCCTAAGGTGAGGCAGAAATGCGTAGCTGATGGGAAATCGGTTAATATTCCGATACCTTTATACAATGCGATGGGGGGACGGAGAAGGTTAGGTTGGCCGGGTGTTGGATGTCCCGGTTTAAGCGTGTAGGCTGGTCCTTTAGGCAAATCCGGAGGGCTAAGGCCGAGGCGTGATGACGAGCACTCTTAGAGTGCGAAGTAACTGATACCATGCTTCCAAGAAAAGCCTCTAAGCTTCAGTTGTATGAAGACCGTACCGCAAACCGACACAGGTGGGCAGGATGAGAATTCTAAGGCGCTTGAGAGAACTCGGGTGAAGGAACTCGGCAAATTTGCACCGTAACTTCGGGAGAAGGTGCGCCCCGGTAGGTTGTAGAGATTTACTCTCGAAGGCCGATGGGGTTGCAGTGAAATGGTGGCTGCGACTGTTTAATAAAAACACAGCACTCTGCAAACACGAAAGTGGACGTATAGGGTGTGACGCCTGCCCGGTGCTGGAAGGTTAAGTGATGGGGTGCAAGCTCTTGATCGAAGCCCCAGTAAACGGCGGCCGTAACTATAACGGTCCTAAGGTAGCGAAATTCCTTGTCGGGTAAGTTCCGACCCGCACGAATGGCGTAACGATGGCCACACTGTCTCCACCCGAGACTCAGCGAAGTTGAAATGTTTGTGAAGATGCAATCTACCCGCGGCTAGACGGAAAGACCCCGTGCACCTTTACTGTAGCTTTACATTGGACTTTGAATACATCTGTGTAGGATAGGTGGGAGGCTTTGAAGTGGGAACGCTAGTTCTCATGGAGCCGACGTTGAAATACCACCCTGATGTGTTTGAGGTTCTAACCTAGGTCCATTATCTGGATCGGGGACCGTGTATGGTAGGCAGTTTGACTGGGGCGGTCTCCTCCCAAAGAGTAACGGAGGAGTGCGAAGGTACGCTAGGTACGGTCGGACATCGTACTGATAGTGCAATGGCATAAGCGTGCTTGACTGCGAGACGGACAGGTCGAGCAGGTGCGAAAGCAGGTCATAGTGATCCGGTGGTTCTGTATGGAAGGGCCATCGCTCAACGGATAAAAGGTACGCCGGGGATAACAGGCTGATTCCGCCCAAGAGTTCATATCGACGGCGGAGTTTGGCACCTCGATGTCGGCTCATCACATCCTGGGGCTGTAGCCGGTCCCAAGGGTATGGCTGTTCGCCATTTAAAGTGGTACGTGAGCTGGGTTTAAAACGTCGTGAGACAGTTTGGTCCCTATCTGCCGTGGGCGTTGGAAGTTTGAGGGGGGCTGCTCCTAGTACGAGAGGACCGGAGTGGACGCACCTCTGGTGTACCGGTTGTGACGCCAGTCGCATCGCCGGGTAGCTATGTGCGGAGGAGATAAACGCTGAAAGCATCTAAGCGTGAAACTTGCCTCGAGATGAGACTTCCCGGGAACTAGATTCCCCTAAAGGGTCGTTCAAGACCAGGACGTTGATAGGTCGGGTGTGGAAGCGCAGTAATGCGTTAAGCTAACCGATACTAATTGCCCGTGAGACTTGATCCTATAACCTTAAGCGGCTTCTATAAGCCAGTACAATCATTACCCATTACTTCTTCCGTTTTAATACTGACAGCTGATCGCAATACCAGTCAGCTGTGAGTGACAAGTTATGCTTGGCGGCAATAGCAAGGTGGAACCACCCCTTCCCATCCCGAACAGGACCGTGAAACGCCTCCGCGCCGATGATAGTGTGCATTACGCATGTGAAAGTAGGTCACCGCCAAGCTCCTCACCCAGACAAAGCCCTCCTCGCGAGGGCTTTGTCATTTGCGGCGCAAATTCACGCTGGTAGAATTGTTGTTATCAACCTGATATTACAAATCACACGTGGCAAAAAAAATCTTCATTAAAACCTTCGGCTGCCAGATGAACGAGTATGACTCATCCAAGATGGCTGACGTACTGCATGCGCAGAGTGGCATGGTTAGTACAGACAATGCCGAAGACGCTGATGTCATCCTGCTGAATACCTGTTCCATACGCGAAAAGGCGCAGGAAAAGGTGTTTCACCAACTAGGCCGCTGGCGCAAACTAAAGCAACGTAATCCCGATTTGGTTATTGGCGTGGGTGGCTGTGTGGCCAGCCAGGAGGGGAGCGCAATCATTGCTCGTGCGCCTTACGTGGATATCGTGTTCGGGCCCCAAACTTTGCATCGTCTTCCACAGTTGATCAAGGACCGCCAGTCCAGCGGCAAGCCCCAAGTCGATATATCCTTTCCCGAAGTCGAAAAATTCGATTACCTGCCCGAGGCACGGGTTGAGGGTGTCAGCGCGTATATTTCGGTGATGGAGGGGTGCAGTAAGTATTGTACTTACTGCATCGTTCCGTTCACTCGGGGGGCGGAGGTTTCGCGTCCTTTCGACGATATTCTCGCTGAGGCTGCGCAGTTGGCTAAGAACGGCGTGAGGGAAATTACCTTGCTCGGACAGAATGTAAATGCGTACCGTGGGGAAATGCATGACGGCGATATTGCCGACTTGGCGCTGCTGTTGCATTATCTGGCGG from Sulfurimicrobium lacus carries:
- the miaB gene encoding tRNA (N6-isopentenyl adenosine(37)-C2)-methylthiotransferase MiaB; this translates as MAKKIFIKTFGCQMNEYDSSKMADVLHAQSGMVSTDNAEDADVILLNTCSIREKAQEKVFHQLGRWRKLKQRNPDLVIGVGGCVASQEGSAIIARAPYVDIVFGPQTLHRLPQLIKDRQSSGKPQVDISFPEVEKFDYLPEARVEGVSAYISVMEGCSKYCTYCIVPFTRGAEVSRPFDDILAEAAQLAKNGVREITLLGQNVNAYRGEMHDGDIADLALLLHYLADVPGVERLRFITSHPVEFSQILIDAYCSIPKLVSFLHLPVQSGSDRILSAMKRGYTALEYKSKIRKLRAIRPDITISSDFIVGFPGETEADFEATMKLIDEIGFDTSYSFLFSPRPGTLAAELHDETPLEIKQQRLQRLQEKIDAQAIAIGQEMVGTVQRILVEGVSRKDANEMFGRTDNNRVVYFAGQARLIGSVVSVGITAAMSHSLRGDIIVREH